The sequence CATATTGCCATTGCTGTGACCAACGGAATCGATTATTTGTTAACCTGGAATTGTAAACATATTGCTAATGCTATAATTCGTAGAGAAGTTGAACGAATTTGTCGTTTGCAAGGTTACGATTCAGTAACCATTTGTACTCCTGAAGAACTGATAGAGAGGGAAAACTGATGTGGGAAGATCCAATCGTAGAAGAAATTCGTCAAATCCGAGAAGCACATTCTAAAAAGTTCAACGACGACTTAAAAGCCATTTATCAAGATTTAAAAGAACAAGAAAACAAGAGTAACAAAAAATTTGTTTCTTATGCTCCAAGTTGCTATCGTAGTTCTACGTTTAGACATAATCCAAAAGAGTGCGTATGAAATCTACAAGAACCTATTGGAATCCTTTAGCTCCTGAAAACTCTGGTGAGTGGGAAACGATTGAAGGTTCCGAGGGAAATATCCTTCAACTTACCATAGCAGCAGATGCAGTCACAGGAGACTATACTAGACTGACCAAATTTAAAAGTGGTTATTCATCCAAAATTTTTGGCTCTAAGAGTCATGACTATCCGGAAGAAATATTTATCGTATCAGGAAAATTATACGATCAAGCATTTGACATCTGGCTGGAACCTGGACATTACGCTAGTAGACTACCAGGAGAAGTCCATGGTCCTTTTATTGCAGATGGAGATGTAGTTGTTCTTGAAATTTCCTATCCTAGTCAATCAAAAAGGCAGAGGGTGGAGAATCTCACCCCTAGCTAAGTTTTATAACAACTCGATCGCTCTTTTAGCTAAATTTTCTCCTGTCAAACCATTATAAGCCATGATTTGAGCGGCGCTCGCGGTGGTTTCGCCTCGTTTCCAAGCAAAAACATCCCGTGCAGATTTACTGCGTAGCATCACAGGCTCTAACATAGCGCTACTACCGCCAGTGACGCCAATCAAAGCATCTCCACCAAATAATCTATCGAACCCAGAATCATCTAAAAACTGACCATCGGCTTGAGTACTTTCTTCCCAAGCTACGTCAGTGGGACGATAGAGACGTCGAGGACTAATCACCGAGATGATGCGTACACCGATACCTTGGTTTTCTAGTATGGTTGCGGCTTCAAAAACGGGAATGAGAGTCATATCCCCAATCACGGCGAAAACTACCATCTGTTTACCCTTGGTTTCCTGGAGCATAAATCCCCCCTCGGCTAAAGCGGTTTCGGTTTGAGCGAAGGTAGATAGTACTGGTAGAGGGGACTTACTCGCGGTGATGGTGATTCCTTTGTTTTTAGAGTCGAGAGCCCATTGATAACATACTTGAATGCTATTAGCGTCACAGGGGAACAAAGGGAAAACGTTACCATTGCGCATCATCGCTGCAAAGTAATTTTCGATCTCCGGACGCTGATGTGTCCAGCCATTGCGACCTTGTTCTAAAGCTCCTGCGGTAAAAAGAGCAACTGTAGCGGGTGTAGGACGACGCAATTCAGCCATAGCTTGGGTTACGGTCTGCCAAATGGGTAAGCCGTTGATGGCAAAAGATTCGTAAGAGCACCAAAGACTACGAGCACCGAATAAGGCTGAAGCCGCGGCTAAACCAGCGCAAGCGTCTTCACTCAAAGGTTCGTAAACTTGTCCTTTGGGACCTTGGAAATAGGTTTCGTCGGTGGTGGGGTGGAGGATTTTGAGAGCGACGTTGATATTATTGATACCTGAAGCGGCGTTACCGTCGGCGTTAGTAACGATAAAGTTGGGGTCTTTTTTACCTACGTGGGCGACTAGTTCACCCATAACGGTGGTTGCTACTTTTTGTTCTGCTTTGAGGGGAAATTCTACTAGGGGTAGTTCTCCTAATTCAGGTAGGGGTAATTCGCGTTCGGTGACTACTACAGATGCGGCGGGTCCCCCTGCGGCGCGTTCAAAATTGGTTCTGACGAGTTGCCAAGCTTCTATGGGTAAAGCTCGTGCTTTTAAGGCGGTGATGATTTCTTCGTTGTCTAGGGTATGATGACCGTAGAGATTATGGGATTTAGCGCCACGGGCATGAACTCCAGCGCCTTTGAGTTGTTTGACGATAAGCACGGTTAGCTTACCACCTAATGCGGATTGAGCGGCTTTGTCTGTGGCTTCTAATACCGCTTGGGTGAATTTTAGGCGTGCAGGTAGGGAAAATTCTGTACTATCTACGTATTCCCCAGGTTGATTCCTATCGTCGAAGTCTTTGGCGTTAACTAAAATTACTTCAGCAAAACCATTACCTTGCCAATAGGCGATCATTTCCTGATTGGTTTTGGTGGAAACCATGCTGTGATGTTCTTGACTAAAGCCATTCCAGACTAAGATCGGTAAAAAGTTAGTGATTTCTGGGTAAGCCGTGTGAAAATGAGCAAAACTACTCATGATATAGGGTTCCCCTAAGCCTCCGTCTCCAATTGTCACGGGGAAGAGAACACCAGGATGTAGTTTAGCCCCAGCCATGGCGAAGTGTTGTCCTTGTCCTAAGGGACCCGCGGGGTTAAGTAGTCCGGGAATTTGACCAGAAAGATGTCCTAAAAGCCCGTGCATTTCTCGAAAACGTTCTCTGAGTTGGGTGACGGTGCTGATACCCATTGTTTCGAGGGAACGGTCTAAAAACATGGAGCTATAAAATCCCGGTGCGTGATGACCTACTTCGGTGATAATATTTTTATAACCCAGCATGATCAACGAGGCGATCGCTTCTGTAATACTAGCGAATCCCCCCGGATGTCCAGAGGCTTTACTGGCAGTAATTTGTAAAGTTAGGTAACGTAGAGCGTCAGCCGCGAGTAAAGTCTGAAATACAGCTTTTTGCTCTCTTGGAGATTCAATAGCTATCTTTCCTGAAGCGATCGCTGGTTGCTGACCATATTCTTCTAATTCAGGTGAGGCAAAGTATTGAATACCTTGACAAAAAGCGGGAATTGTGCTAGCTATCGTCATCTTGATCGATCCGTTGTGTCTTGAAAAAGTAAGATTAACATAATATTACCTTTATTAGTCTTTTTAAATCAATTTACCTGATAAGATAAACTACTCAAAAGTATCAATAATCAAAAGTTACCGCCGACTTTCAATGAAATTTGACTAGTTATAATTGATAATCCTCTATGGATGTTAGTTCTATTATTCAAGGTTATGCTCAGGGTTATTTTCTC comes from Gloeocapsa sp. PCC 73106 and encodes:
- a CDS encoding phosphoketolase; translation: MTIASTIPAFCQGIQYFASPELEEYGQQPAIASGKIAIESPREQKAVFQTLLAADALRYLTLQITASKASGHPGGFASITEAIASLIMLGYKNIITEVGHHAPGFYSSMFLDRSLETMGISTVTQLRERFREMHGLLGHLSGQIPGLLNPAGPLGQGQHFAMAGAKLHPGVLFPVTIGDGGLGEPYIMSSFAHFHTAYPEITNFLPILVWNGFSQEHHSMVSTKTNQEMIAYWQGNGFAEVILVNAKDFDDRNQPGEYVDSTEFSLPARLKFTQAVLEATDKAAQSALGGKLTVLIVKQLKGAGVHARGAKSHNLYGHHTLDNEEIITALKARALPIEAWQLVRTNFERAAGGPAASVVVTERELPLPELGELPLVEFPLKAEQKVATTVMGELVAHVGKKDPNFIVTNADGNAASGINNINVALKILHPTTDETYFQGPKGQVYEPLSEDACAGLAAASALFGARSLWCSYESFAINGLPIWQTVTQAMAELRRPTPATVALFTAGALEQGRNGWTHQRPEIENYFAAMMRNGNVFPLFPCDANSIQVCYQWALDSKNKGITITASKSPLPVLSTFAQTETALAEGGFMLQETKGKQMVVFAVIGDMTLIPVFEAATILENQGIGVRIISVISPRRLYRPTDVAWEESTQADGQFLDDSGFDRLFGGDALIGVTGGSSAMLEPVMLRSKSARDVFAWKRGETTASAAQIMAYNGLTGENLAKRAIELL